In Synergistaceae bacterium, the sequence GGCGGATGAAAAACTGATGCTGACAAAGGACAACAAACTCATTGAGGTGGAGTGGGTCATGCACTTTCACATCGGCGCTCCGGAAGAATACGTATTCAACCTTCCCGTGTTTCCGGCTCTTAAAGAAAAGATGCTTCGGGATCTCTGCATGGCCACGATGCGCCGAATTTTCGCGTCGATGCTTTTCGACGAGGGGCTGACCAGCGGCAAGCAGAAAATTCAGGACGAAGCCTTCAGAAGCCTGCAGGGCGTTTTCGACCAGCGGAAAATGGGAATAAAGATCGACGAGATCCTGCTGCAGGAGACGAACGTCAGCGAGGCCATCAAGGCGGAGTACAACAGCGTCACCACCGCCGAGGAGCAGGTCAAGACGATGATCTATCAGGCCGAAGCCCACGCCAATAAGGTCGTTCCCGAGGCGGAGGGGCGGGCGTCGGTTTTGGTCAACGAGGGCGAGGCCTACAAATTCAAACGCGTCTCCGAGGCCGAAGGGGAGGCCGCGCGCCTGAACCTGCTGCAGGAGGCCTACAAGCTCAATCCCGACCTGACGCGCCTCAACATGTGGGCCGAGGGCATGGCGGACGTCTGGAAAAAACTGAACGTGGTGTTCGTGGAGGGGCTGGACAGCGCCGGAGGGGCCCTGAAAGTCCTGCCGCTGCCTCCGGAAGCCCTCTACCGCTACTCCCCGTCGTCCCCCAAAGCCGGCTGGAAGGAGGCCAACTGAAATGAAAAAATACTTCGCGATCCCCGTGGTCGTTCTTTTTCTGGCCGTGGCGCTGGGCGCTTTCTATATCGTGCCCACCAATGAACACGCCGTCGTCACTCAGTTCGGAAAAATCGTACGCGTTCACTCGACGCCGGGTATCCACGCCAAAATTCCCTTTCTGGACGTGGTTTATCGTTATCCCAAATGGCTCCAGGAACACGATTCCGCCCCCGTCGAGACCGTGCTGGGAGACAAGCGCAACGTCGTTTTCGACACGTTTCTGCTCTATCAGATCACCGATCCGTCCGCGTTCCACACCCGAATCCGCACTCAGGAGACCCTGGGACAGCGCATCGACGACGTGATTTTCGGGGCGATCCGCGTCGTCGCGGGGCTCTATACCTACGACGACATCCTGAACGGCAAACGCGAGGAG encodes:
- the hflK gene encoding FtsH protease activity modulator HflK; translated protein: MAKVIIMPDPNDPGLQGKILRFLMKNVLWIVLPILAVIIVVSNIYTVPSDSKAIVLRFGTINGVAGPGLHVKMPFADEIYIIPSERKQSLEFGFRFDNSRNFGPFGNKTGNSPVADEKLMLTKDNKLIEVEWVMHFHIGAPEEYVFNLPVFPALKEKMLRDLCMATMRRIFASMLFDEGLTSGKQKIQDEAFRSLQGVFDQRKMGIKIDEILLQETNVSEAIKAEYNSVTTAEEQVKTMIYQAEAHANKVVPEAEGRASVLVNEGEAYKFKRVSEAEGEAARLNLLQEAYKLNPDLTRLNMWAEGMADVWKKLNVVFVEGLDSAGGALKVLPLPPEALYRYSPSSPKAGWKEAN